The Plasmodium cynomolgi strain B DNA, scaffold: 0021, whole genome shotgun sequence genome contains the following window.
ATGCTGTAATACAATATGGTTAACTTGCTACATCTATAGTGACCATATTGCACGGCATTGGTGTAACTATATCCAtatccaaaatggaaattggAATAAATGTTGTCtatttcataatataatatagcACCTTTTAAATTATCTCTCATTACATAACATGTTTAATGTTTGGAgtcaactttttaaaattcgaATATCTTCAGTActatgtacttttttaccTTTGCATCATTATGATAAACAAATAGTAATCTACTATATTAGTTTTAAcctatttaaatttttttatcaaaactTCAGTTGGGGCTTATCTTTCTCTGGTAGTTAACTGTTTTGAATAAATCAACttatttttagtaaaatTATCGTATACACTATTTTTACATGGGTTGATAACGTAAACCGTATGTGTTTACAGGCATCATGGGGGATGGTAATCCTAATGTGCCACCCATTAATTCACTTGGGTGCATATTCCTTAAACGTTTacgtcttcttctccttcaatggaaaatattaaaacaCAGAAAACAATATTTGCACTGAGAAACAAAGAGTAAaagatatacatatatatgaattgTACGTAttataaaacaataaattattaatgatgttttaaaatgttcatattttaaaatatattttgaagttactttatataaaatgaaaaaaaggataagacTTCCGATACCATAAAGGTGTGACATGCCATATTGCTGAAACAATTCGggtttaattatatttgaaaaggaggaaaatatataaaaaagagatTCTATACCTATTGAGGCAAatccatttttcattaaaccTGCCACAGATTGCATAAATGCAATTTGAAGATCGGTTAGGTGAGTTAGATCTGGGATTATTAAGTTAGGGATTTACTGTTGGAATATTAGCTATTTCTCCTCCAAGACATGATAAATTAGACAATAATGTACTAGGATCATACTTTTCATAATTTCCTATATATGTTGTGCAGCTTTCACTTTCTCCAGCtgatcataattttttacccaTGAAATATATTGGAAATTTTCCTAAAAGATAggagcaatatttttttggttttacACTGAACTtagaaatttcattttgaaatgttttataattttcagcGTAATTGaacaaatatttcaaatGTTTAATTAGTCTCCTTTTATAAAATTCTGGTTCCTGTACGCATATGCAACTATTTGTACTATCcaataattctttttcaataaaaaatttccatacTTTACTAAATTCTGTAAAGGCACAATTAATagtagtattttttttttttgatcatGAAGCGTAGACCATTgatcatataaccaataattCAAGGCATAACAATGattgtgtaaaaatggtgTATTGTCTATATGTTTATCTCtgaagtaaaatatatttgctatAAGCATGTTGAAAATTTCACGAATTCTTTCGttgttttgaaaattttcgctTATTTGATCAAAATGATCAGCTGAATTACATaaattatcctttttattaaaaccATCATAAAATTCATATGAAGGTAAATGCCTTAAATCAGATTCTTGCATCACGAAcacgtataaaaatatttcatattgTTCTgtaatttttggaaaataatgTTTTGTCTTATTTAATGAACTTTacaatgtaaataaaaaggatgatGGTGctcattatttaaaagaaaagaaataaaaataaagtgtattattatattaatttaagagaatttattaaaattttaatgtgtGCATTAgattaaaaagtaaaacttCCACGTTATTGAGTAATcccttttaacaaaaaaacaattaagcTACTTATCTGTTTTGCGTATTATAATGTCAATTTTGCACATATATCAATTGTtcttaaaaagaaacaaaattttatattcattaatgagaaattaaatatagtatacaaaattatatacaaaaaaaacaatatgaATAATGAAACAAGCGTAATTAAAGGGCATGGTTTAAGGGTTAATAGAATAATGGAACGAGAAAGCAATCACATCCATCTTATTGACACAAAG
Protein-coding sequences here:
- a CDS encoding CYIR protein (putative;~vir-type antigen); protein product: MQESDLRHLPSYEFYDGFNKKDNLCNSADHFDQISENFQNNERIREIFNMLIANIFYFRDKHIDNTPFLHNHCYALNYWLYDQWSTLHDQKKKILLLIVPLQNLVKYGNFLLKKNYWIEIMKSMILVHYCLIYHVLEEK